Proteins from a genomic interval of Clostridium scatologenes:
- a CDS encoding TetR/AcrR family transcriptional regulator, which yields MYENFEKISEEKKNRIIKAALKEFAIKGYEEASTNNIVKEAGISKGMIFHYFENKKNLYLYILDYCSELYFEKTKEICEKSHNSAFEKFNQLLEERTEWLKGEMYLGIIISNALLCNLPNELQAIATEKTQSLIERMKKVMLNNIDTLDFNENVDLNKVFDMFSFIFQALTMRYLKKYSFIQSELKEEQVIKELEMMNKELTCFMEIIKYGVCKQKQM from the coding sequence ATGTATGAGAATTTTGAAAAAATATCAGAAGAAAAAAAGAATAGAATTATTAAAGCGGCCTTAAAAGAGTTTGCTATAAAAGGGTATGAAGAGGCATCTACTAACAATATAGTGAAAGAAGCAGGTATATCTAAAGGAATGATATTTCATTACTTTGAGAATAAGAAGAATTTATATTTATATATTTTAGACTATTGTTCTGAATTATATTTTGAAAAGACAAAAGAAATATGTGAAAAATCTCATAATAGTGCATTTGAAAAGTTTAATCAATTATTGGAAGAGAGAACAGAATGGCTTAAAGGTGAAATGTATTTAGGAATTATTATTTCAAATGCACTTTTGTGTAATTTACCCAATGAACTACAAGCTATAGCAACTGAAAAGACTCAAAGTTTAATAGAAAGAATGAAAAAAGTTATGCTTAATAACATAGATACATTAGATTTTAATGAAAATGTTGATTTAAATAAGGTATTTGATATGTTTTCATTTATATTTCAAGCACTTACAATGAGATATTTAAAAAAATATTCTTTTATTCAAAGTGAATTAAAGGAAGAACAGGTGATAAAAGAATTAGAAATGATGAATAAGGAACTTACATGTTTTATGGAAATAATAAAATATGGTGTTTGTAAGCAAAAACAAATGTAA
- a CDS encoding HlyD family secretion protein produces MKNHIKKIIPILFIIPILLNGCGYSKSNEKEIIGTASAPREVFIFAGKVQVDNCVNLASKISPSKATKVNVQVGSKVNAGDPIVYLDITDLKNQQNQAEAKVNTAKAALDKVQSKARPEDISIAEAAVDNDNKIYENAFNNYNRIKKLYDTGNETKQNLEQMEATLNTAKNKLASDKSTLDKLNNGAAKEDIASSEALVNEAQASVNSAVSQINNGIITSPISGTVSECNIHVGEIAETGVTLVKIVGNNQLYIDGYAPENVFEKIKVGKQVVIKSDDMPDKRFKGEISIINPILSSSGKNLVRVTLKEGNDILKPGMITEIGFKE; encoded by the coding sequence ATGAAGAATCATATTAAAAAAATAATTCCAATATTATTTATAATTCCAATATTGTTAAATGGATGTGGTTATTCTAAATCAAATGAGAAAGAAATTATTGGCACAGCGTCAGCTCCAAGAGAAGTTTTTATTTTTGCTGGAAAAGTTCAAGTTGATAATTGCGTAAATTTGGCTTCTAAAATTTCACCTTCTAAGGCTACGAAAGTTAATGTACAAGTAGGAAGTAAAGTTAATGCTGGTGATCCAATTGTATATCTGGATATCACAGATTTAAAAAATCAACAAAATCAAGCAGAGGCAAAAGTAAATACAGCTAAGGCTGCTTTGGATAAAGTGCAGAGCAAAGCAAGACCTGAAGATATATCTATAGCAGAAGCAGCTGTAGATAATGATAATAAAATTTATGAAAATGCTTTTAATAATTATAATAGGATAAAGAAGTTATATGATACTGGAAATGAAACAAAACAAAATTTAGAGCAGATGGAAGCAACTCTAAATACGGCCAAGAATAAGTTGGCTTCAGATAAGTCTACCTTAGATAAACTTAATAATGGTGCGGCAAAAGAGGATATAGCTTCTTCAGAGGCTTTAGTGAATGAAGCACAAGCTTCAGTGAATTCAGCTGTAAGCCAAATAAATAACGGAATTATAACTTCACCAATATCTGGTACAGTAAGTGAATGTAACATACATGTAGGAGAAATTGCAGAAACAGGTGTTACTTTAGTTAAGATTGTAGGCAATAATCAGCTCTATATAGATGGATATGCACCTGAAAATGTGTTTGAAAAAATTAAAGTCGGCAAACAGGTAGTTATTAAATCAGATGATATGCCAGACAAAAGATTTAAGGGTGAAATATCTATAATAAATCCTATACTTAGTTCTAGTGGTAAAAATTTAGTTAGAGTTACTTTAAAAGAGGGAAATGATATCTTAAAACCAGGAATGATTACAGAAATAGGATTTAAAGAGTAA